In Sphingomonas sp. G-3-2-10, a single window of DNA contains:
- a CDS encoding M28 family peptidase → MRLFALSLPLLLLAAASAPERKTDPARLSEMVKTLASPEFEGRGPGTPGEEKTVAYLVDRFKALGLEPGGDNGTFVQRVPMVHTKITGGTMAFGGETVEQGKAISVTTVGAKERIAVNAPTVFVGYGVHAPEAGWDDFKGVDLKGKVAVFLINDPDFEALDGEDAKGKFGDRRMTYYGRWTYKFDEAAKRGAVAALIVHDSAGVGYGWSTVTANNGENYDIVRAAGDSKIPLQGWIANEASDGLFARARLDLKALRVQARSASFRPVEMKGVNFTANLNVSVERIQTANVIAKISGSLYPKETVMFGAHWDAYGKAADGTIRPGANDDALGTAGVLELARLFKAAKPPERTMVFALWTGEERGLLGSEYYGSHPLYPLEKTVANLTLDILNTGGFSKNVVLVGNGNSTLDHLLTDAAKLQERVVTPETFSERGLFFRADHFSVARRGVPSLLIMQLGGAPDLREGGTTAGQAWLDGYMKCYHQACDAWDPKWNFAAAAQDVDLFLDMGEQLANSREWPRWRAGFEFENIREASAAARR, encoded by the coding sequence ATGCGTTTATTTGCCCTGTCTCTTCCCCTTCTCCTGCTGGCGGCGGCCAGCGCGCCGGAGCGCAAGACCGATCCGGCGCGCCTGTCCGAGATGGTGAAGACCCTCGCCTCGCCCGAGTTCGAAGGCCGCGGGCCGGGGACGCCGGGCGAGGAGAAGACGGTCGCGTATCTGGTCGATCGCTTCAAGGCGCTGGGGCTGGAACCGGGCGGCGACAACGGCACCTTCGTCCAGCGCGTGCCGATGGTGCATACGAAGATCACCGGCGGAACGATGGCGTTCGGCGGTGAAACCGTCGAGCAGGGCAAGGCGATCAGCGTCACCACGGTGGGCGCGAAGGAGAGGATCGCGGTCAATGCGCCGACGGTATTCGTCGGCTATGGCGTCCATGCGCCCGAGGCGGGCTGGGACGATTTCAAGGGCGTCGACCTGAAGGGCAAGGTCGCGGTCTTCCTCATCAACGACCCCGACTTCGAAGCGCTCGACGGCGAGGATGCCAAGGGCAAGTTCGGCGATCGCCGGATGACCTATTATGGCCGCTGGACCTACAAGTTCGACGAAGCGGCGAAGCGCGGCGCGGTGGCTGCGCTGATCGTCCACGATAGCGCCGGGGTCGGCTATGGCTGGTCGACGGTCACCGCCAACAATGGCGAGAATTACGACATCGTCCGCGCCGCGGGCGACAGCAAGATCCCGCTCCAGGGCTGGATCGCCAACGAAGCGTCGGACGGACTGTTCGCTCGCGCCAGGCTCGACCTGAAGGCGCTGCGGGTACAGGCGCGCTCGGCGAGCTTCCGCCCGGTCGAGATGAAGGGCGTGAACTTCACCGCCAATCTGAACGTCAGCGTCGAGCGGATCCAGACTGCCAATGTGATCGCGAAGATCAGCGGCAGCCTGTATCCCAAAGAGACGGTGATGTTCGGCGCGCATTGGGACGCCTATGGCAAGGCGGCGGACGGCACGATCCGGCCGGGCGCGAACGACGATGCGCTGGGCACGGCCGGCGTGCTGGAACTGGCGCGACTGTTCAAGGCCGCCAAGCCGCCCGAACGCACGATGGTGTTCGCGCTGTGGACCGGCGAGGAACGCGGGCTGCTCGGCTCCGAATATTATGGCAGCCACCCGCTCTATCCGCTGGAAAAGACCGTCGCGAACCTGACGCTCGACATCCTCAACACCGGCGGCTTTTCGAAGAATGTCGTGCTGGTGGGCAACGGCAATTCGACGCTGGACCATCTGCTGACCGATGCGGCGAAGCTGCAGGAGCGCGTGGTGACGCCGGAGACCTTTTCCGAGCGCGGCCTGTTTTTCCGCGCCGATCATTTCTCGGTCGCGCGGCGCGGCGTGCCGTCGCTGCTGATCATGCAGCTGGGCGGCGCGCCCGACCTGCGCGAGGGCGGGACGACCGCGGGTCAGGCATGGCTCGACGGCTATATGAAATGCTATCATCAGGCCTGCGACGCGTGGGACCCGAAGTGGAACTTCGCGGCGGCGGCGCAGGATGTCGATCTGTTCCTGGACATGGGCGAGCAACTCGCCAATTCGCGCGAATGGCCGCGCTGGCGGGCGGGGTTCGAGTTCGAGAATATCCGCGAAGCGAGCGCGGCGGCGCGGCGCTAG
- a CDS encoding nucleoside deaminase: protein MTHDPALVTRAYELARKSYDEGGCPIGSVLARGSEILGEGHNQRVQKGDPIAHGEMDALRNAGRQASYAGTTLYTSLSPCMMCAGTIVQFKIPHVVIAENTTFGGNEDFLRSHGVTVEIVNDARCIDLMQRFIAEKPALWNEDIAED, encoded by the coding sequence ATGACCCATGATCCAGCCCTCGTCACCCGCGCCTATGAGCTCGCCCGAAAGTCGTATGACGAGGGTGGTTGCCCGATCGGTTCGGTCCTCGCGCGCGGGTCCGAAATATTGGGGGAGGGGCATAATCAACGCGTCCAGAAGGGCGATCCGATCGCGCATGGCGAAATGGACGCGCTGCGCAATGCGGGGCGTCAGGCCAGCTATGCCGGGACGACGCTCTACACTTCGCTCAGCCCGTGCATGATGTGCGCGGGGACGATCGTGCAGTTCAAGATTCCGCACGTCGTGATCGCGGAGAACACGACGTTCGGCGGAAACGAGGACTTTCTGCGCAGCCACGGCGTCACGGTCGAGATCGTGAACGACGCGCGCTGCATCGACCTGATGCAGCGCTTCATCGCCGAGAAGCCGGCGCTGTGGAACGAGGATATCGCCGAGGACTAG
- a CDS encoding nuclear transport factor 2 family protein — MPLMLSLLAVTATCVPSANPDNTNSQVVEKFFTALNAADQEGMGSYLKPGAMFVIGPGDQLELAGFLGSLSPGARIDVSNVKSAEGNSVTLDFKSSEGNAGQATVKLEGGCITQLAAAH; from the coding sequence ATGCCGTTGATGCTCAGCCTGCTCGCCGTGACCGCAACGTGCGTTCCCTCGGCCAACCCCGACAACACCAATTCGCAGGTGGTCGAGAAGTTCTTCACCGCGCTGAACGCTGCCGATCAGGAGGGCATGGGCAGCTATCTCAAGCCCGGCGCGATGTTCGTGATCGGACCTGGGGACCAGCTTGAGCTGGCGGGGTTCCTCGGCAGCCTGTCGCCCGGCGCTCGGATCGATGTCAGCAATGTGAAGTCGGCCGAGGGCAACAGCGTCACGCTGGATTTCAAGAGCAGTGAAGGCAACGCCGGGCAGGCGACGGTGAAGCTGGAAGGCGGCTGCATCACCCAGCTTGCCGCGGCGCACTAA
- a CDS encoding M28 family peptidase, with protein sequence MPLALVLAIFAAPVLATLWMTAVPGKSWSGPLPALTGAERDLARHLRGHVETIAARPHNLGHPEALEEAAGYLETTLAGMGYTVNRQPFDEGRARNLDVVIEPADKSAPTLVIGAHYDSAFTAPGANDNGSGTAATLELARRVADLRGKAPVRIRLAFFVNEEPPFFQTEMMGSLVYARRLKASGERVDAMLSLETMGYFRDTPGSQRYPFPLSLLYPDTGNFIAFVGTVSSRPLVRRTVASFREVAHFPSVGGTAPAFVQGIDWSDHWAFEQAGFPALMITDTAPFRYPHYHGVKDTPDKLDYDRLARVVTGLEQVIRRWRPAS encoded by the coding sequence ATGCCGCTCGCGCTGGTGCTGGCGATCTTCGCGGCGCCGGTGCTTGCCACCCTGTGGATGACGGCGGTGCCCGGCAAGAGCTGGTCCGGGCCGCTACCTGCCCTCACCGGTGCCGAGCGCGATCTTGCCCGGCACCTGCGCGGCCATGTCGAGACGATCGCGGCCAGGCCGCATAATCTCGGTCATCCCGAAGCGCTGGAGGAAGCCGCCGGCTATCTCGAAACCACGCTTGCGGGCATGGGCTATACCGTCAACCGCCAGCCCTTCGACGAGGGCCGCGCGCGCAATCTCGACGTGGTGATCGAGCCCGCCGACAAGTCCGCTCCCACGCTGGTGATCGGCGCCCACTACGACAGCGCCTTCACCGCGCCCGGCGCGAACGACAATGGCAGCGGCACCGCCGCCACATTGGAGTTGGCCCGCCGCGTCGCCGATCTGCGCGGCAAGGCGCCGGTGCGCATCCGGCTGGCCTTTTTCGTCAACGAGGAGCCGCCCTTCTTCCAGACCGAGATGATGGGCAGCCTCGTCTATGCCCGCCGGCTGAAGGCCAGCGGCGAGCGCGTCGACGCGATGCTCTCGCTCGAAACGATGGGCTATTTCCGCGATACGCCGGGCAGCCAGCGCTATCCGTTCCCGCTGAGCCTGCTCTATCCGGACACGGGCAATTTCATCGCCTTTGTCGGCACCGTCTCGTCACGCCCGCTGGTGCGCCGCACCGTTGCGTCGTTCCGCGAGGTTGCGCACTTCCCCAGCGTCGGCGGCACCGCACCGGCATTCGTGCAGGGGATCGACTGGTCCGATCACTGGGCGTTCGAACAGGCGGGCTTCCCCGCGCTGATGATCACCGACACCGCGCCGTTCCGCTACCCGCACTATCACGGCGTGAAGGACACGCCCGACAAGCTGGATTACGACCGGCTGGCGCGTGTGGTCACCGGCCTGGAGCAGGTGATCCGCAGATGGCGTCCCGCGAGTTAG
- a CDS encoding sterol desaturase family protein codes for MNIYHYIVIGLFVAFVAADHFGRRTQFPDVRYWRVMGVISFILYFTIATYAPFLWDSWFGANQLIDGSKLPFWAQIVTGFLILEFGIYFWHRLMHSWDPLWRVTHQMHHAAERVDIWGAYYFHPVDMLGWALLGSACLVGIFGMTPEATLIVAILTSIPGMFQHVNVRTPHWLGYFVQRPESHMIHHQRGVHAYNYGDIPLPDMIFGTFRNPREWDGENGFHPGSTHQIGEMLVFRKIS; via the coding sequence ATGAACATCTATCATTATATCGTGATCGGTCTGTTCGTCGCCTTTGTCGCGGCGGACCATTTCGGCCGCCGGACGCAGTTTCCGGACGTGCGCTACTGGCGGGTGATGGGGGTGATTTCCTTCATCCTCTATTTCACCATCGCCACCTATGCGCCGTTCCTGTGGGACAGCTGGTTCGGCGCGAACCAGTTGATCGACGGATCCAAGCTGCCCTTCTGGGCGCAGATCGTCACCGGCTTCCTGATCCTCGAATTCGGCATCTATTTCTGGCACCGGCTGATGCACAGCTGGGATCCGCTGTGGCGCGTCACGCACCAGATGCACCATGCAGCCGAACGGGTGGATATCTGGGGCGCCTATTATTTCCATCCCGTGGACATGCTGGGCTGGGCGCTGCTCGGCTCGGCCTGTCTGGTCGGCATCTTCGGGATGACGCCCGAGGCGACGCTGATCGTCGCGATCTTGACCAGCATCCCCGGCATGTTCCAGCATGTGAACGTCCGCACGCCGCACTGGCTCGGCTATTTCGTCCAGCGTCCGGAAAGCCACATGATCCATCACCAGCGCGGCGTGCACGCCTATAATTACGGCGATATTCCGCTGCCGGACATGATCTTCGGCACCTTCCGCAACCCGCGCGAGTGGGACGGCGAGAATGGCTTTCATCCCGGATCGACGCATCAGATCGGCGAGATGCTGGTGTTCCGGAAGATCAGCTGA
- a CDS encoding GNAT family N-acetyltransferase, translating into MSITCYRWVEPIETVVEPLLTLYRAIFEDADDAYLTSRLPELVDPMLWIAEDGEGWVGFKLAYRRGASLLYSWLGGVHPRVRGRGVAAALMLRQHEAALADGYTHVETRTRAANNAMLIANLRHGFHVCGHEVDARGIPVVTLRKALA; encoded by the coding sequence ATGAGCATCACCTGTTATCGCTGGGTCGAACCGATCGAGACCGTCGTCGAGCCGCTTCTTACCCTATACCGCGCCATCTTCGAGGATGCGGACGACGCCTATCTCACCTCCCGCCTGCCCGAACTCGTCGATCCGATGCTATGGATCGCGGAGGATGGCGAGGGCTGGGTGGGGTTCAAGCTCGCCTATCGGCGCGGGGCGTCGTTGCTCTATTCGTGGCTGGGCGGAGTGCATCCGCGCGTGCGGGGGCGGGGTGTCGCCGCGGCGCTGATGCTGCGCCAGCATGAGGCTGCGCTGGCGGACGGGTACACCCATGTCGAAACCCGCACCCGCGCCGCCAACAATGCGATGCTGATCGCGAACCTGCGTCACGGCTTCCATGTCTGCGGCCATGAAGTCGATGCGCGCGGCATCCCGGTGGTGACGCTCCGCAAAGCGCTTGCTTGA
- a CDS encoding ribose-phosphate pyrophosphokinase, with the protein MARKVPGFGETLDQWLVAEGLVPDDNGASAIADVRRVRAMLIAAARERRVISYSEALGGLGLRFTRPKMRGFCKTLDKIDEAGAAAGEPGLAVLVVRESDRLPGQGWWNGAREAYGYDGEWTGPEAAKLVKRLQETVFDFWAERA; encoded by the coding sequence ATGGCTCGCAAGGTGCCCGGCTTCGGCGAAACGCTCGACCAGTGGCTGGTCGCCGAGGGGTTGGTTCCTGACGACAATGGCGCGTCCGCCATCGCCGATGTGCGGCGCGTTCGCGCGATGCTGATCGCGGCGGCGCGCGAGCGGCGGGTGATCAGCTATTCCGAGGCGCTGGGCGGACTGGGCCTGCGCTTCACTCGCCCCAAGATGCGGGGATTCTGCAAGACCCTCGACAAGATCGACGAAGCCGGCGCTGCGGCGGGCGAACCCGGCCTCGCGGTGCTGGTCGTCCGCGAGAGCGACCGCCTGCCCGGGCAGGGCTGGTGGAATGGCGCGCGCGAGGCTTATGGCTATGACGGCGAGTGGACCGGACCGGAAGCCGCGAAGCTTGTGAAGCGGTTGCAGGAAACGGTGTTCGACTTTTGGGCGGAGCGGGCATGA
- the ettA gene encoding energy-dependent translational throttle protein EttA, which translates to MAAQYAFVMKDMTKTFPGAPKPVLSNINIQFYQGAKIGIVGPNGAGKSTLMKIMAGVDKDFTGEAWPGEYITVGYLEQEPQLDPTKTVLENVKEGARETADLVDRFNAISAEMGDPKDDTDFDALMEEMGELQTKIDAVDGWSLDNQLEIAMEALRCPPGDWPVENLSGGERRRVALTRLLIQKPSILLLDEPTNHLDAESVEWLENHLKEYAGAVLMITHDRYFLDNVVGWILEIDRGKYFPYEGNYSTYLEKKAKRLEQEDREESGRAKAIKDELEWIRQGPKGRQTKSKARIAKFDQLVEQQKNRAPGKAQIVIQVPERLGGKVIEVENISKAYGDKLLFENLSFTLPAGGIVGVIGPNGAGKSTLFKMITGQETPDTGTIEMGSTVRLGYVDQSRDHLDPSKNVWEEISDGLDYMKVNGHDASTRAYVGAFNFKGADQQKNVGKLSGGERNRVNIAKMLKRGGNVLLLDEPTNDLDVETLGALEEAIENFAGCAVVISHDRFFLDRLATHILAFEGNSHVEWFEGNFEAYEEDKRRRLGDAADRPTALSYKKLTR; encoded by the coding sequence GTGGCCGCTCAATACGCCTTCGTCATGAAGGATATGACCAAGACCTTCCCCGGCGCGCCCAAGCCGGTGCTGAGCAACATCAACATCCAGTTCTATCAGGGTGCCAAGATCGGCATCGTCGGCCCCAACGGCGCCGGCAAGTCGACCCTGATGAAGATCATGGCCGGCGTGGACAAGGATTTCACTGGCGAGGCATGGCCGGGCGAGTACATCACCGTCGGCTATCTGGAGCAGGAGCCGCAGCTCGATCCGACCAAGACCGTGCTGGAAAACGTCAAGGAAGGCGCGCGCGAGACCGCCGATCTGGTCGATCGCTTCAACGCGATTTCGGCCGAGATGGGCGATCCGAAGGACGACACCGATTTCGACGCGCTGATGGAGGAGATGGGCGAGCTCCAGACCAAGATCGACGCAGTCGACGGCTGGAGCCTCGACAATCAGCTCGAGATCGCGATGGAAGCACTGCGCTGCCCGCCGGGCGACTGGCCGGTCGAGAATCTCTCGGGCGGTGAACGCCGCCGCGTCGCGCTCACCCGCCTGCTGATCCAGAAGCCGTCGATCCTGCTGCTCGACGAACCGACCAACCATCTCGACGCCGAAAGCGTTGAATGGCTGGAAAATCATCTCAAGGAATATGCCGGCGCGGTGCTGATGATCACCCACGACCGCTACTTCCTCGACAATGTCGTCGGCTGGATCCTCGAAATCGATCGCGGCAAGTATTTCCCCTACGAAGGCAATTACTCCACCTATCTGGAGAAGAAAGCCAAGCGTCTGGAGCAGGAGGATCGCGAAGAGTCCGGCCGCGCCAAGGCTATCAAGGACGAACTGGAGTGGATCCGTCAGGGGCCGAAGGGCCGCCAGACCAAGTCCAAGGCGCGTATCGCCAAGTTCGACCAGCTGGTCGAGCAGCAGAAGAACCGCGCGCCCGGTAAGGCCCAGATCGTCATCCAGGTGCCCGAGCGTCTGGGCGGCAAGGTGATCGAGGTCGAGAACATCTCGAAGGCCTATGGCGACAAGCTGTTGTTCGAGAATCTCTCGTTCACCCTACCCGCCGGCGGCATCGTCGGCGTGATCGGTCCGAACGGCGCCGGTAAGTCGACCCTGTTCAAGATGATCACCGGTCAGGAAACGCCGGATACCGGCACGATCGAAATGGGTTCGACCGTGCGTCTGGGCTATGTCGACCAGAGCCGCGACCATCTCGATCCGTCGAAGAATGTCTGGGAGGAAATCTCGGACGGCCTCGATTACATGAAGGTCAACGGCCACGACGCCTCGACCCGCGCCTATGTCGGCGCGTTCAACTTCAAGGGCGCCGACCAGCAGAAGAATGTCGGCAAGCTCTCGGGCGGTGAGCGCAACCGCGTGAACATCGCCAAGATGCTCAAGCGCGGCGGCAACGTGCTGCTTCTCGACGAACCGACCAACGATCTCGACGTGGAAACGCTGGGCGCGCTGGAAGAAGCGATCGAGAATTTCGCAGGCTGCGCCGTGGTCATCAGCCACGACCGCTTCTTCCTCGATCGTCTCGCGACGCACATCCTGGCGTTCGAAGGCAATTCGCACGTCGAATGGTTCGAGGGGAACTTCGAGGCGTATGAGGAAGACAAGCGGCGCCGTCTGGGCGATGCAGCGGATCGTCCTACGGCGCTGTCGTACAAGAAGCTGACCCGCTGA
- a CDS encoding M20/M25/M40 family metallo-hydrolase, with translation MLKTILAATALAFSLSAPLCAFAQTSPAELRDAALKDDYAWDITEGLTTEIGPRLAGTEAEARARDWAVKKLKAMGFQNVRIETYMMPVWVRGEEKAAIVSPFPQPLILTALGNSGSTGPKGIEAEIVYFPTFADLQAAPEGSLKGKIAFVSHAMHATQDGSSYGPFGQVRRAGPAAAAKKGAVAILIRSIGTDYHRNPHAGGTSWPEGVKPIPAAALSLPDSEQLERVIKRGQPVRVRLLLTPEFVGQRESGNVIAEVPGSDPDAGIVLIGGHLDSWDLGTGAFDDAAGVAITAAAAKRVMDAGQPRRTIRVVWFGAEEVGIFGGRAYAEAHKGDKHVLAAESDFGADRIWKFDVNLPASAAPVADRLATALAPLGITRGRDIAGDGADVGPIMRTGVAAIDLAQTGTRYFDLHHTPDDTLDKIDPEQLRQNVAAWTAMLAIVANAPEDIGPVTPRPGL, from the coding sequence ATGCTGAAAACGATCCTCGCCGCGACGGCCCTCGCCTTCTCCCTTTCCGCTCCGCTCTGCGCATTTGCCCAGACCTCGCCCGCCGAACTGCGCGACGCCGCGCTGAAGGACGATTACGCCTGGGACATCACCGAGGGGCTGACCACCGAGATCGGGCCCCGCCTGGCCGGGACCGAAGCCGAAGCGCGCGCCCGTGACTGGGCGGTGAAGAAGCTCAAGGCGATGGGATTCCAGAACGTTCGGATCGAGACGTACATGATGCCGGTATGGGTGCGCGGGGAAGAGAAGGCAGCGATCGTTTCGCCCTTTCCGCAGCCGCTGATCCTCACCGCGCTGGGCAATTCGGGCTCGACGGGTCCCAAGGGTATCGAAGCCGAGATCGTCTATTTCCCGACCTTCGCCGACCTGCAGGCCGCGCCCGAGGGCAGCCTGAAGGGGAAGATCGCCTTCGTCAGCCACGCCATGCATGCGACGCAGGACGGATCGTCCTACGGCCCGTTCGGACAGGTGCGCCGCGCCGGCCCGGCCGCCGCCGCGAAGAAGGGTGCCGTCGCGATCCTCATCCGCTCGATCGGCACCGACTATCACCGCAATCCGCACGCCGGCGGCACCAGCTGGCCCGAGGGCGTGAAGCCCATTCCCGCAGCCGCGCTGTCGCTGCCCGATTCGGAGCAGCTCGAGCGCGTGATCAAGCGCGGCCAGCCGGTGCGTGTCCGCTTGCTGCTGACCCCTGAATTCGTCGGCCAGCGCGAATCGGGCAACGTCATCGCCGAAGTGCCGGGCAGCGATCCCGACGCCGGGATCGTGCTGATCGGCGGCCACCTCGACAGCTGGGACCTGGGCACCGGCGCGTTCGACGACGCGGCCGGCGTGGCGATCACCGCCGCCGCCGCGAAGCGGGTGATGGACGCGGGCCAGCCGCGCCGCACGATCCGCGTGGTGTGGTTCGGCGCGGAGGAAGTCGGCATCTTCGGCGGCAGGGCCTATGCCGAAGCGCACAAGGGCGACAAACATGTGCTGGCGGCCGAATCCGATTTCGGCGCGGACCGGATCTGGAAGTTCGACGTGAACCTCCCGGCAAGCGCCGCGCCGGTCGCCGACCGTCTGGCGACGGCACTTGCCCCGCTGGGCATCACGCGCGGCCGCGACATCGCCGGGGATGGCGCCGATGTCGGTCCGATCATGCGCACCGGTGTCGCCGCGATCGATCTGGCCCAGACCGGGACACGCTATTTCGACCTGCACCACACGCCGGACGATACGCTGGACAAGATCGACCCGGAACAGCTGCGCCAGAATGTCGCGGCATGGACGGCGATGCTGGCGATCGTCGCCAATGCGCCGGAGGATATCGGCCCCGTCACGCCCCGCCCGGGGCTCTGA
- a CDS encoding ABC transporter permease yields the protein MWRNYLVVGVRALVKNRTYALINILGLAIGMAACLMILLFVRYEFSYDKWLENSENVYQLQSWYDPSVNTGGNSKLQMSPYPSAAALKKDFPQVERLVYAQPSEPVVMKDGQASTAQNFLYANDDFLAVVPLPMLHGSQNALAQPNSAVVTRSEALRRFGTENAIGRTLTVISRGQMRDFRITGVLRDLPTNSHMRINTIARIDYESWYANGSNNLNCWGCQNGWVWAKLKPGSDAKAMEAQFPAWEKRNIPTEMAGDSRFNAGDEQDWRLIPLHEIHLGQGQGGAMTPGNDSRTILTFAVIALLILGMAVINFTNLATARASQRAREVALRKVLGATRRQLIFQFIAESVLISMIAMLIALAFVELLMPGLARFLEADIPVRYFGAGGILLPVIGLMLTVGVLSGIYPAFFLSRFQPATVLKANKSAAEAGGTGRLRNILVVGQFAVSIGLIVCTIVVYAQTVYARTVDPGYKRDHILQVEELNRYTVFDKAEAIAAQTARLPGVKAVGLTAIGIATRNNNGTNVMVQGNPDPIALGNYPVDIGLKDAMGLELLAGRWFDEREMDDMTLPLNPDLEKERVLVARGANIVVNESAAKRMGFATPAEAVGKTVRAALVDNSLGLVPVTIVGVMKDARFRSVRQTQDALFFYKTRAGQSHMIVRFEGDPAVVRANVERMWKGMVPDVPFNARFSEEVMLELYRAEDSRAKSFAGFAVLAVIVACLGLFGLAAFTAERRTKEIGVRKVLGARTWDIVRLLVWQFSKPVVIANLIAWPVAWWVMRDWLNGFDGRITLGPVPFLIAGVLALCIAVGTIGAHAFRVARANPINALRYE from the coding sequence ATGTGGCGCAATTATCTGGTCGTGGGCGTGCGGGCGCTGGTGAAGAACCGCACCTACGCGCTGATCAACATCCTCGGCCTCGCCATCGGCATGGCGGCGTGCCTGATGATCCTGCTCTTCGTCCGCTATGAGTTCAGCTACGACAAGTGGCTGGAGAACAGTGAGAATGTCTATCAGCTCCAGAGCTGGTACGATCCCTCGGTCAATACCGGCGGCAATTCGAAGCTGCAGATGTCGCCCTATCCCAGCGCCGCGGCGCTGAAGAAGGATTTTCCGCAGGTTGAGCGGCTGGTCTATGCTCAGCCGAGCGAACCGGTGGTGATGAAGGACGGTCAGGCCTCGACCGCGCAGAACTTCCTCTATGCCAACGACGATTTCCTCGCGGTGGTGCCGCTGCCGATGTTGCACGGCAGCCAGAATGCGCTGGCTCAGCCCAACAGCGCGGTGGTGACCCGGTCAGAGGCGTTACGCCGCTTCGGCACCGAGAATGCCATCGGACGCACGCTTACCGTGATCAGCCGTGGCCAGATGCGCGATTTTCGCATCACTGGCGTGCTGCGCGACTTGCCGACCAATTCGCACATGCGGATCAATACGATCGCACGCATCGATTATGAGAGCTGGTACGCCAACGGGTCGAACAATCTCAATTGCTGGGGCTGCCAGAATGGCTGGGTATGGGCCAAGTTGAAGCCCGGTTCCGATGCGAAGGCGATGGAGGCGCAGTTCCCGGCCTGGGAGAAGCGCAACATCCCCACCGAAATGGCGGGCGATTCGCGCTTCAATGCTGGCGACGAGCAGGACTGGCGGCTGATCCCGCTGCACGAAATTCATCTGGGTCAGGGGCAGGGCGGAGCGATGACTCCCGGCAACGACAGCCGCACGATCCTGACCTTTGCAGTGATCGCACTGCTGATCCTCGGCATGGCGGTGATCAACTTCACCAACCTCGCCACCGCCCGCGCCAGCCAGCGCGCCCGCGAAGTGGCGTTGCGCAAGGTGCTGGGCGCGACGCGTCGTCAGCTGATCTTCCAGTTCATCGCCGAATCGGTGCTGATCTCGATGATCGCGATGCTGATCGCGCTGGCGTTCGTCGAACTGCTGATGCCGGGCCTTGCCCGCTTCCTCGAGGCGGATATCCCCGTCCGCTATTTCGGCGCGGGCGGAATCCTGCTGCCGGTCATCGGACTGATGCTGACGGTCGGGGTGCTGAGCGGCATTTATCCCGCCTTCTTCCTCTCGCGCTTCCAGCCTGCAACGGTGCTCAAGGCGAACAAGTCGGCTGCCGAGGCCGGGGGGACCGGCCGGTTGCGCAATATCCTCGTGGTCGGCCAGTTCGCGGTTTCGATCGGGCTGATCGTGTGCACGATCGTGGTCTATGCGCAGACGGTTTACGCGCGCACGGTCGATCCCGGCTACAAGCGGGATCACATCCTGCAGGTCGAGGAACTCAACCGCTACACCGTGTTCGACAAGGCGGAAGCGATTGCGGCGCAGACCGCACGCCTGCCCGGCGTCAAGGCTGTCGGGCTGACCGCCATCGGCATTGCGACCCGCAACAATAACGGCACCAACGTGATGGTGCAGGGCAACCCCGATCCGATCGCGCTGGGCAATTATCCGGTCGATATCGGTCTGAAGGACGCGATGGGGTTGGAACTGCTGGCCGGACGCTGGTTCGACGAGCGCGAGATGGACGACATGACCCTGCCGCTGAACCCCGACCTCGAGAAGGAAAGGGTGCTGGTGGCGCGAGGGGCGAATATCGTCGTCAATGAAAGCGCGGCGAAGCGGATGGGCTTTGCCACCCCCGCCGAGGCGGTCGGCAAGACCGTGCGCGCGGCGCTGGTCGACAATAGCCTCGGGCTGGTGCCGGTTACGATCGTCGGCGTGATGAAGGATGCCCGCTTCCGTTCGGTGCGGCAGACGCAGGACGCACTGTTCTTTTACAAGACCCGCGCCGGACAATCGCACATGATCGTGCGGTTTGAGGGCGATCCGGCGGTGGTGCGCGCCAATGTCGAGCGGATGTGGAAGGGGATGGTTCCCGACGTGCCGTTCAACGCAAGGTTCAGCGAAGAAGTGATGCTCGAACTGTACCGCGCCGAGGATTCACGCGCCAAGAGTTTCGCCGGTTTCGCGGTGCTGGCGGTCATCGTCGCCTGTCTCGGCCTGTTCGGCCTGGCTGCCTTTACCGCCGAGCGCCGCACCAAGGAGATCGGGGTGCGCAAGGTGCTCGGCGCGCGCACCTGGGACATTGTCAGGCTGCTGGTGTGGCAATTCTCGAAGCCGGTGGTGATCGCCAATCTGATTGCATGGCCCGTCGCATGGTGGGTGATGCGCGACTGGCTCAACGGCTTTGACGGGCGGATCACGCTGGGACCGGTGCCGTTCCTGATCGCCGGCGTTCTCGCGCTCTGCATCGCGGTCGGCACGATCGGCGCTCATGCCTTCCGCGTGGCGCGCGCCAATCCGATCAACGCCCTGCGCTACGAATAG